Sequence from the Desulfatiglans sp. genome:
GATTACAAGAGAGAAAGATGGAAGGTGCTGGGCGCTATCAAAGACCCGAAAAAGACGGTTGTAGGTTTTGTTGCACCTGCAGTAAGAAGCGTTATTGCCTCACATTATAAACTGCCCTTTGACAAGGCATCTCCCTTTATAGCCGGGCTTCTTAAAAAGATGGGTTTTGACAGGGTCTTTGACTTCTGTTTTGCCGCAGACCTGACCATCCTTGAAGAGACAACAGAATTTATTAACAGGGTAACTAACAAGGGTATAATGCCCCAGTTTACATCATGCTGTCCGGGGTGGGTCAATTATGTTGAACGCAGACATCCCGAACTAATACCGCACCTCTCCTCATGCAAATCACCTCAGCAGATGATGGGTGCTACAGTTAAGAACCATTTTTCCGAGTGGGCAAATATACCTAAAAAAGACCTTTTTGTAGTGTCCATAGTACCATGTCTCGCTAAAAAGTCTGAGGCGGCAAGGGAGGAGTTTGCACCCGAGGGTATACGCGATGTTGACTGCGTTCTTACCACAACAGAACTCATTGAGATGGTAGAGATAACATTCACTGATGTTAATGAGGTGGAGCTATCTGAGTTTGATGACCCCTACAAACAGGTCACAGGGGCCGGTGTTCTTTTTGGCGCATCAGGCGGTGTGGCCGAGGCCGCACTCAGGATGGCCGCTGAAAAACTCTCAGGACAGGCACAGCTTGCCCAGCTTGAGTTTGAGGCCGTAAGGGGTTTTGAAGGGATAAAGGAGGCAACTGTTAACCTGGGTGGCAATAAGCTCAGGGTTGCTGTTGTAAGCGGTCTTCACAATGCTGAACAGGTAATAGAAAGGGTAAAGGAGGGTGTTGATACGGGGTATGACCTTATAGAGGTCATGACATGCCCGGGCGGATGTATATCCGGGGCCGGACACCCTGTGCCCAAAAAGATTGACTCTCTTGAAAAAAGACAGCAGGTCCTGATCAATATAGACAAGACCTCCAAATTCAGGAAGTCCCAGGATAACCCGGATATCATAAATCTTTATACAGAGTTTTATGGTGAACCCAACTCTGAAAAGGCACACCATCTGCTGCATACCCATTATTTCAACAGGAAAGGCAAGATCACCAAGTCCAGCAAGATGGGTGATTCTGTTTTCAAGACCCAGGTCATTGAGATATGTGTATGTGAAAAATGTATTGCAAACGGCGTTGGAGACTTTATCAGGGCGCTTAATCAGAAGATTGAAGAACGTAAACTTCAAGATGGTATCCGCATAGTGCCTCTGCACCTGAAGGACTGCCCTGGCAAGGAATTCCTGATAAAGGTAAATGGTATAAAGGTAAGCCAGACAGAGCTGGACAGCTTTCTCAGGCTTACACGGCCAGTAGAGATGGAACCTATATCTGAGGGGGCATAACCCTAAAGCGGGTTTTATGGACTGGCGTATTCTTGCACTGGTATCGGCTGCCTTTTCGGCAGCCGCTGCCATCGCTGAAAAAAAATCCCTATTTAAGATAGATGCGCTTGAATTTTCAGCCATCCTTTCTCTTTTTGCATTTATACTTGCAGTGCCCTTTGCCTTTTTCTTCGATTTTGCGGAGATAAACAGCCAGGCATTGTCTGTTCTTTTTATAAAGAGTATTTTCAATGCAATTGCATTCTACTCTGTTATGGCCGCCCTGAAAAGGCTTGATATCAGCGGCTCTCTCCCACTTATGGATCTTAACCCCGGCGCTGTTGCCATTGTTGCCTTTATTTTTCTGAATGAAAGCCTGAACATCTGGCAGATATCAGGGCTTATACTGGTTATTATAGGGACATACCTTATTAATGTGAAAAAGGGTAACCACATCCTTGCCCCATTTACCATATTCATAAGATCAAGGGGACACAACTATATACTCATTGCACTTATCGCATTCACAATCACCTCTGTGCTTGACAAGGTTATTGTTGGCAATTTCAGGATTAAGCCTGAGGCATTCATGTTTTTCCAGCACCTCTTTAACCTGTTTCTGTTCAGCCTGGCATTTATAGCCATCAGGAAGAAAGGGGCCGCTGAATGTTTTACCGAATCAATTAAAAACGGCTGGCCTCTTATTGCATTTATCGGAGTACTCACAATAGGTTACAGGTATTCACAGATCCTGGCTGTGGCTGGCGGCAAGGTGGCCCTTGTGCTGGCATTAAAAAGACTCTCGGTTTTCATTGCATGCCTTGTGGGAGGAAAACTCTTTCGTGAAACAGGGCTTGCTGTCCGGCTCACCGCCACCCTTGTTCTCTTGGCCGGCACATTCCTGATAACCGCTATAAAGTAATAATAAGGCTGTCATTATTATTTGCCTCTATAACGTTACATAACCTCTTCTGCTTTTACCTCTTCATCATCTTCTGAAAAACCCAAAGGCAAAAAGCCTGTTGCCTCACCTGCAGGCAGCTCCTGGACATCCTTTAGTTTTTTTCCAACCGCCCTTGATCTTATCCTGGCCTTTTCAATTGTATCAGATGCCTGATTTATCTTTTTCTGAACTGCATCCAGGATATCTCCATACCTTGTCCACTCGGTCTTAACAGCTGCAAGCAGGTTCCAGACCTCGCTTGAACGCCGCTGAATCGCAAGGGTCCTGAAACCCATCTGGAGACTATTCATGATGGACCATAATGTAGTAGGGCCTGCAACCACTACACGGCACTCACGCTGAACAGCATCTATTAAACCGCTCCTGCGGATAACCTCTGCAAAGAGCCCCTCAATGGGAAGAAAAAGAATGGCAAAATCGGTGGTCTTTGGCGGGTTTATATACTTTGAGCAGATATCATATGCACATGACTTAACCCGTGCCTCAAGCTGCCTGCCTGCAATCTCAATTACCTCTACATCTGCCCTCTCCTGTGCCTCAATCAGGCGTTGATAATCCTCTATCGGAAACTTGGCATCAATTGGAAGATAGACCATATCATCCTTTTCTGCGCCCTGCCCCGGCAATTTTATTGCAAACTCAACACGCTCAGCACCCTCCTTTGTGGCGATATTGGTTGCGAACTGCTCAGGGGTAAGCACCTGCTCCAGGAGTGCGCCAAGCTGCACCTCACCCCATGTTCCACGGGTCTTGACGTTTGTAAGTACCTTTTTGAGGTCCCCAACGCCTGTGGCAAGCGCCTGCATCTCTCCAAGCCCTTTATGAACCAGTTCAAGCCGTTCGCTCACCAATCTAAAGGATTCGCCCAGCCGTTTTTCCAGTGTACCCTGAAGTTTTTCATCTACGACCTGGCGCATCTGTTCAAGCTGTTTTGCATTATCATCCTGTATGTTCCTGAGCCTGCCCTCAAGAGTGACCTTTGCATCCTCCATCTTTTTTTCAACAGAGTCAGAGAGCCTTGCTATTGCGGCTGACATGGCCTCAAGCTGGCCCTTCTGGGTATGGGTCAGCTCGCCCATTCGCTGTATCACAGAATTCCCAAAGCTCTTGAATGCTGCTGAAAGCTCAAGCCTCTGCTCTTTTGATGCATTGCCCAGTTCGACTCTATTCTGAGCAACCTCCTCTTTAACTGCTCGTTCAGTGCGCTCCTGCGCCTTTTCAAAGGAATCAAGACGTGAGGTTATCGTTGTGGTATCAAATCTGTATGATCTTTTCAGCAGAATAATCAGCATAATACATGCTGCTACTATAAGGGCGATTATTATATATAACAGGATCTCTGTCACAAACGACTCCATTTAAAAAGGTAACCCCAGTATCTTAAGCAGATAGAGTGTATAGGTAGTGGAAACCCATTTGCCATTATACAGATATTACTTTGCCTTAATTATGAACTGCATTATCTTTTCAAAATCTTTTAGCCTGATTGATTTTCTTTATATGTTGGGTCAAGCCGAAGATTGCAATTAGGGCAGTTGCCTCCAACTGCAGGTGTTCCCCATGATGCACACCTCGGACATCTTTTTAGCAGGGCAAAGTTCAATAATAAAAAAATCATGCCCAGGATTAGTATCAGCGACAATATGGTCTCTATTAAGGGGTAGTTATCAAAAATGGAATTAAATACACCAAACATAATGACCAGAGAGATGATATAAAAAGGCAGATGTTTATAAAACCTGGCCATTTTTAAAAGCCTTTTTCTCTCCTCATCAGTTGGAATGCTTCTATCCATAGAGAACTCCATTAATATTTGGGTAATGACACATTTATCAAGGTTTCGATATCTTTTTATCAGTCATTATGGTTCCTTGTGCCGGTTGTGTTAAGCGAAGCAACAGGACAATATTCTAAAACAGTTGATTCGCCAGTTCCAGCCATTTTTATTTTTAAAATGATTAAACAAAAGATACCCTGGATATTTAATGAATATGTAAAAATATTCAAGTAGTTGAACGGTGAAGTGCTGGGATAATAACTGTTCAGGTTTTATTCATCATTCACAGGAGGTATAATGCTGCCTGTAGCCATTTCAGCCTGTTTGTAATCCTTGTCATCCACTATTATCTGCACCTCATAGGGAATGCCCTCACCATCAAGTGCCTCAGCATAAAAACCTGCCTCATCAATAGTCTTTACTATGACAAGGGGCCGGGGGTTTTCTATCATTTCAACTTCAACAGGTTCAGCGCATCTTTCCTGCTGCACTGTCTTCCTGTATGTCTTGATGTCTGTTGCGTCTATCCTTCTCCTGATGGCCTCTGCAGAGGCAAGATGAAAATTGAGCTCATCAAGCTGGTGCATGTTTACAAGCACCCCCATGAGGTCTGCATCGCTCATCATATTAAACCGGATCTCTTTTTTGGCCTCGCTATATTCTGCCTCATCTTCATCATAAGATTCAATATAGTCAGTGCCTGTATCAAGTTTTCTCCTCTTTGCCTCAGCAAGAATCAGTTCATAGGCGCCATCTTCAAAGCTCTCTTTCCCCTCAAGCAGGAGCTGCTCTAGATCTTCATCACTGCTTTTTTTGTAAAGTTCAAAAAGGGTTCTGCGTCTTTCATTATCCATTTTTTTTACCTGATCCTTTTGATAGATTTATTTGATGCCTTAGATCCGTCTGGTTTTTTCTTTTTAGGCCCCGCAGCAGGTGCGGGGCCAGATTTTTATCTTGATTTTTTAGCTGCCGGTTTTTTAGCTGCTGCCTTTTTTACTGCGGCTTTTTTAACTGTAGCTTTTTTAGCTACTACTTTTTTAACTGCGGTTTTCTTAACTGCTGTTTTTTTTGCCATAGCCTTTTTAGCTGCCGGTTTCTTAGCTGCTGCTTTTTTTACTGCGGGCTCACCCTTTTTAAGCTTTTTAATCTGCGCTGCAGTATAATGCTTACGCGGATGTCCGGGATGCAGAGAGACATCTCCTGTTGACATGTCATACTTGGGTGAGAACAGCACGTGCATCCACTGGAATGGCTTATTAACCTTTTTGATATTAATCGGGCCGTGAATCAATCCCTTGGGCATATAAAGGATAGAGGTAGAATTTATTATATGTTTTTCACCCTCTTTTCCAAAACAGACCTCTATCTCGGCGTCAAAATCATAGTAATTTTTCGGATTAGCGCCAAAGATGAAAAAGATCTCATCTCCATCATGGGAATGGGCCGGATGGGGGAATTTAACCGGCTCGGTTATGACAAGAAGCTGCACCTCAACAGGAACCTTAATGCTTTCCCCAATACAACCCTTTTCAGCACAAATGTGCAGGGTAGGTGCATTACCGCCTACTTCCAGAGGTTCCTTGAATATGTATTTTCCATACTTAGATTTTGCCATTGTGACTCCTCCTTTTTTGACCTTCGTTGATTTGGTTTCCGATATTGAACTATCCATTTTTCTTTAAGCCTTAAATAATTAAAAATCAATAAAAAAACATGATACTATTATCAAAAATCAGCAAAAAGCAGATGAAATCAATTACAGTTATCCTAATTCAAATAGCTTTAAAATAGGAACAACCTTTTATCCGGTTTCTTATACAACATATAGATTTATCCTTGACCAGAACCACTAATTATTGTAAAAGAGCCCAAACTCTTCATATTGATACAAAACAAGGGTCATGACATGCCGGAAAAAGACTTGATAATGGGAAGAAGGGCCTTTTTATATAAAAGCGCCCTGTTTTTTGCTGGTAGTCTCCTTGGTTTTAAAGGTCTTTCAACCTCTGTTGCCCGTGCCTGCATTACTAACCCCAAAATAGCGATTATTATAGATGATATAGGCTTCAGTGAGGAGAGATTAAAGGAGTTTCTTGATATCGGGGCATCTCTCACCTTTTCAATACTTCCCAGGCTTCCCATGTCTGCATCTCTTGCAGAAAAGATACATAATTCCGGTTATGAGATAATGCTCCATCAGCCAATGGAGCCCCTTGACCCATCTGTTGATCCGGGGCCAGGTGCATTATATGTTGAAGACCCGCCTGAAAAAATAACCTGTACTATAAAGGAGAATATTGCTGAGACCCCCTATGTAACAGGCATCAACAATCACATGGGGTCAAGGTTTACCGCATGCGGAAATGAGATGAAGGAGGTGCTCACGGTTGTAAGGGATAACGGGCTCTTTTTTGTGGACAGTCTTACCACCAATCGTTCTACAGGTTACCGGACAGCAAAGACAATGAATATCTCCGCTGCAAGACGGAACATCTTTATAGACAATGTCCAGGATGAGGCGCATATAGGCATGCAGCTTGAAAACCTAAAGGGGCTTGCACAACTCTTTGGCCAGGCAACCGGTATCGGCCACCCCTTTCATGAAACCGCCAGGGCATTAAGAAGTTTTTACAATAACATCAGGGTAACGGATATTTCCCTTGTGCCGGTCTCAACCCTTTTGACCTGACCCTCACCCTCTTTCAGGTTATCCAATCTGATAATTTGCCTCTGTCCTTAAATAATAGTATGATCGAGCCCTTAACATCCATCAATCCCGGAGATTA
This genomic interval carries:
- the rmuC gene encoding DNA recombination protein RmuC, translating into MTEILLYIIIALIVAACIMLIILLKRSYRFDTTTITSRLDSFEKAQERTERAVKEEVAQNRVELGNASKEQRLELSAAFKSFGNSVIQRMGELTHTQKGQLEAMSAAIARLSDSVEKKMEDAKVTLEGRLRNIQDDNAKQLEQMRQVVDEKLQGTLEKRLGESFRLVSERLELVHKGLGEMQALATGVGDLKKVLTNVKTRGTWGEVQLGALLEQVLTPEQFATNIATKEGAERVEFAIKLPGQGAEKDDMVYLPIDAKFPIEDYQRLIEAQERADVEVIEIAGRQLEARVKSCAYDICSKYINPPKTTDFAILFLPIEGLFAEVIRRSGLIDAVQRECRVVVAGPTTLWSIMNSLQMGFRTLAIQRRSSEVWNLLAAVKTEWTRYGDILDAVQKKINQASDTIEKARIRSRAVGKKLKDVQELPAGEATGFLPLGFSEDDEEVKAEEVM
- a CDS encoding EamA family transporter; the encoded protein is MDWRILALVSAAFSAAAAIAEKKSLFKIDALEFSAILSLFAFILAVPFAFFFDFAEINSQALSVLFIKSIFNAIAFYSVMAALKRLDISGSLPLMDLNPGAVAIVAFIFLNESLNIWQISGLILVIIGTYLINVKKGNHILAPFTIFIRSRGHNYILIALIAFTITSVLDKVIVGNFRIKPEAFMFFQHLFNLFLFSLAFIAIRKKGAAECFTESIKNGWPLIAFIGVLTIGYRYSQILAVAGGKVALVLALKRLSVFIACLVGGKLFRETGLAVRLTATLVLLAGTFLITAIK
- a CDS encoding divergent polysaccharide deacetylase family protein, with the translated sequence MPEKDLIMGRRAFLYKSALFFAGSLLGFKGLSTSVARACITNPKIAIIIDDIGFSEERLKEFLDIGASLTFSILPRLPMSASLAEKIHNSGYEIMLHQPMEPLDPSVDPGPGALYVEDPPEKITCTIKENIAETPYVTGINNHMGSRFTACGNEMKEVLTVVRDNGLFFVDSLTTNRSTGYRTAKTMNISAARRNIFIDNVQDEAHIGMQLENLKGLAQLFGQATGIGHPFHETARALRSFYNNIRVTDISLVPVSTLLT
- a CDS encoding hydrogenase, with the protein product DYKRERWKVLGAIKDPKKTVVGFVAPAVRSVIASHYKLPFDKASPFIAGLLKKMGFDRVFDFCFAADLTILEETTEFINRVTNKGIMPQFTSCCPGWVNYVERRHPELIPHLSSCKSPQQMMGATVKNHFSEWANIPKKDLFVVSIVPCLAKKSEAAREEFAPEGIRDVDCVLTTTELIEMVEITFTDVNEVELSEFDDPYKQVTGAGVLFGASGGVAEAALRMAAEKLSGQAQLAQLEFEAVRGFEGIKEATVNLGGNKLRVAVVSGLHNAEQVIERVKEGVDTGYDLIEVMTCPGGCISGAGHPVPKKIDSLEKRQQVLINIDKTSKFRKSQDNPDIINLYTEFYGEPNSEKAHHLLHTHYFNRKGKITKSSKMGDSVFKTQVIEICVCEKCIANGVGDFIRALNQKIEERKLQDGIRIVPLHLKDCPGKEFLIKVNGIKVSQTELDSFLRLTRPVEMEPISEGA